The sequence below is a genomic window from Nocardia fluminea.
CCCGATTACACAGGGAGATCAGCAGGTGCGAACTCGGACTCGCGTCGTTGCCTCGCTCGCTGCCGCCGGTGTGGTGGCGCTGGCCGGGTGCGGCACGGATGTGGACGACATCACGGTCGGCGCCGGAAAAGGCTGGCCCGCAACGCATCACGATGGCAGCAACGCGAGCAGCAGCCCGGTGCCGGGGGCGGACTCGATGTCGCTGAGCTGGTCACGTCCGGTGGGTGGCCCGATCGCCCAGCCGTTGACGATCGGTGCCGAAGGCCAGATGTTCGTCACCACGAGCACCGGTAACTGCGCGATCTTCTCCTTTCAGATGCTCACCGGCCGCAAACGCTTCTGCAACCCCCTCGGACCGTCGACGATCGAAGCGCCGACCGTGCTCGACGGGGTCAGCAATGTCTACGTCGGTGACGACGGCGCGGTGAATTCGTTCAACTACCTCGGTCAGCCGCGGTGGCGCACCCCGGTGGCGGGCGTGCCGGTGGCGATCCAGTTCACCGGCGACGGCAATGTGCTCACGGTGACGCAGTCCGGCCAGGTCGACGTGCTCAGCAGGCAGACCGGCGGTCGCGTGGTGTCGACCGTGCAGTTGCTCGGCGAACCCGACTTCCTGAAGTACCCGGGCCTCACCCGTCCCGCCTCCGGCGACGGTCTCGACGACTGCCACACCGGTGGTCCGCGCTGCGCCGTCGCCAACACCACCGCCGTCGACCCGTCGACCGGCCGCTTCTTCGTCACCGTCTGGGAGCCGGGCAAGCAGGCCGCCGCCCTGCGCGCGCTGCGCTACGCCGACGGCGCCGTGCGCCAGGAGTGGAACGCCGAGGTCCTCACCGGCGGTAGCGCCACCAGCCCCGCCCTGTCCGCCGACGGCGACACCGTCTACATCGGCGACAACAGCAAGCGGCTCATCGCCCTGAACGCCACCGACGGCGCCACCCGCTGGACCCAGCCATTGCCGTGGGCGCCACAGGGCGGCATCTCCGTCAAGGGCGATCTGCTCATCCCGGCGGGCGACAACGGCTACCTGACCGCGTTGCGCGACACCGGGGACAAGGCCGAGATCGTGTGGGAACGCAAGGATCTCGCCCTGCGCGGTACCGCGGCCCAGACCTCGGGCGACATCGGCTACACCGTCGCCGCCATCGGCGCGGGCCTGAGCCTCATCACCTTCGACACCACCACCGGCAACACCATCGACTCCGACCCCCTCCCGTCCGCCACCGGCACCACCACGGGCACCTCCGTCGGTCCGGAGGGTGAAGTCGTCGTCGCCACTCGCCTCGGCGAGATCTTCGCTTTCACCCCGGACGCCTGACAGGCGCTCGCGCGAACGCGTGCCTGCCTCCGAACCGGGTCAGTACGGGTTGGCGCGGTCCAGCCAGCGCGCGTCGAGTTCTGTCGCGCGCTGGCTGGTGAAGGAGATGCGCGCCGGGTCGCCGTCGGCGGTGTAGCGCTGGTCGGGGTTCGCGGCGAGCCAGTCCAGCCAATAGGCCGAGTCGAACGGGACCGCGCCCCGGCCCGACCGGATGCGCGGCACGCCGCCGGGGTCGACCGCGCCGTAGGGGGCGGGGGCGGGGTTGGCACCCACCAGCATCACGGCGTCGAAGCGGTAGGGCGTGCCGTCCCAGCTGCCCACTGTGGCCAGGGTGTGATCGCGGGGGTAGACCCCGAGCGGTAGCGCCATGGTGCGCACCGCGACTCCGGGCGCGGCCGTGGTCACCGCGCGCACGTTCTGCACGAGTTCGCGTTGCACGCCGTCAGCGTCGAGGCTCGCGAGGTTGGCGTGATCGGCTGTGTGCGCGCCTATCTCGTGGCCGTTCGCCACCAGCCACGGCAGTGCGCGCGGGTCGCCGCCGAAGGGCTCGTTGTTCACGTAGAAGGTGGCCACCGGCCCGAAGTCCGGGTAGCGGGCGCCGAATTCGGCGAGAATGCCCGCGGCGCTGTCCGGAGCCACCGCGCCGGTGTCGGTGAAGGCGAGTTGGCTGCCGGTGGAATCGTCGAAGGTGAGCACCACCGGGTGGGTACCGGCGGGCAGGTCGAGGTCGCCGGAGATGTATCGCGCGGCCGTCACCGGCCGGTAGCCCTCGCGGTACAGCCGCTCCAGTTCGTCGCGGAATTCCGCCGGGGTCTGGTCGTATTCGCCTGCCGGGTTCGCGGTGATCT
It includes:
- a CDS encoding polysaccharide deacetylase family protein, with the protein product MTGGSNTILRLVSAAALAAALTACAAVDKEATSAHTAVPVTTPKPPPPNPAEIAANELGFVPVLMYHQITANPAGEYDQTPAEFRDELERLYREGYRPVTAARYISGDLDLPAGTHPVVLTFDDSTGSQLAFTDTGAVAPDSAAGILAEFGARYPDFGPVATFYVNNEPFGGDPRALPWLVANGHEIGAHTADHANLASLDADGVQRELVQNVRAVTTAAPGVAVRTMALPLGVYPRDHTLATVGSWDGTPYRFDAVMLVGANPAPAPYGAVDPGGVPRIRSGRGAVPFDSAYWLDWLAANPDQRYTADGDPARISFTSQRATELDARWLDRANPY
- a CDS encoding outer membrane protein assembly factor BamB family protein — encoded protein: MRTRTRVVASLAAAGVVALAGCGTDVDDITVGAGKGWPATHHDGSNASSSPVPGADSMSLSWSRPVGGPIAQPLTIGAEGQMFVTTSTGNCAIFSFQMLTGRKRFCNPLGPSTIEAPTVLDGVSNVYVGDDGAVNSFNYLGQPRWRTPVAGVPVAIQFTGDGNVLTVTQSGQVDVLSRQTGGRVVSTVQLLGEPDFLKYPGLTRPASGDGLDDCHTGGPRCAVANTTAVDPSTGRFFVTVWEPGKQAAALRALRYADGAVRQEWNAEVLTGGSATSPALSADGDTVYIGDNSKRLIALNATDGATRWTQPLPWAPQGGISVKGDLLIPAGDNGYLTALRDTGDKAEIVWERKDLALRGTAAQTSGDIGYTVAAIGAGLSLITFDTTTGNTIDSDPLPSATGTTTGTSVGPEGEVVVATRLGEIFAFTPDA